From one Candidatus Gastranaerophilales bacterium genomic stretch:
- a CDS encoding glycosyltransferase, with protein sequence MKSNKDKHRHHFLGHHGFIFFYMLLVFGLFYIGWRWLFTLNLMTSPFTTFWSYALLFAEAVIMFVFTGFSLLMIKADEVEPAKIDNKLQQDYYKDFYHNGELISFKNYKPSVDIFICTYNEDEYILVPTIMAANNINYPDKKVYVLDDGNRKEIKELCKKLGCNYITRDKNTDYKAGNINNALAQTNSDLVVVFDADHKPVSTFLRETVYYFADESVALVQTPQYFLNLDAVQKNLNMPNFLSNEQDIFYNVMQPGLSKFDAVFCGGTNIIIRRKTLEDIGGFPSGSVTEDSLLGLIFHAKKLKVIYYNKPLAVGIAAGSFNEYMQQRNRWTKGNLQIVKNPANWKYYLHLNFGQLFFYFLSALYFLNPVVRMILLLTPVFFLVFNVSTILIVFYQVFLFQVSYLLLKFIFLFTDKVKRGNVLLADMYELIVSIFNLGVIFKTLFLPKKLQDLSFRVTNKNIEFKNKNIKYKVVLTIILFVLIYAQIQGVYDLIYGNVYSVPAVYVNLFWNLMNIIMIIMALRVVFDRDESRKYIRLPIDKRIVLTDCKGNKYDARVLNVSLGGLKFVSGSEFKDPAVCALKVEMNGITRRVNLLSKRLGSYRGVYMKKILFRNLTTRKIHILNKFINFAFEKLNIS encoded by the coding sequence ATGAAATCAAATAAAGACAAACATAGACATCATTTTTTGGGGCACCATGGGTTTATATTTTTCTATATGCTTCTGGTTTTTGGTCTTTTTTATATAGGATGGCGCTGGCTTTTTACGCTTAATTTAATGACTTCACCGTTTACTACTTTTTGGAGTTATGCTCTTCTTTTTGCTGAAGCTGTAATTATGTTTGTTTTTACAGGTTTCAGTTTATTAATGATTAAAGCCGATGAAGTAGAACCCGCTAAAATTGATAATAAGCTGCAGCAGGATTATTATAAAGATTTTTACCATAACGGAGAGCTTATATCTTTCAAAAATTATAAACCGTCTGTTGATATATTTATCTGTACCTATAACGAAGATGAATATATCCTTGTGCCTACTATTATGGCAGCGAATAATATAAATTACCCCGACAAAAAAGTTTATGTTTTAGACGACGGAAACAGAAAAGAAATTAAAGAGTTATGTAAAAAGCTGGGGTGCAATTATATAACAAGAGATAAGAATACGGATTATAAGGCAGGAAACATTAACAACGCTCTTGCCCAAACAAACTCTGATTTAGTTGTGGTATTTGATGCTGACCATAAGCCTGTATCTACATTTTTAAGGGAAACAGTTTATTATTTTGCTGATGAAAGTGTAGCGTTGGTACAGACTCCTCAATATTTTTTGAATTTGGATGCTGTTCAGAAAAATCTTAATATGCCGAATTTTTTATCTAATGAACAGGATATATTTTATAATGTTATGCAGCCGGGATTAAGTAAATTTGATGCGGTTTTTTGCGGCGGAACCAATATTATCATCAGAAGAAAAACACTGGAAGACATAGGCGGATTTCCTTCAGGCAGCGTTACCGAGGATTCTCTTTTAGGCTTGATTTTTCACGCAAAAAAGCTGAAAGTTATTTATTATAATAAGCCGTTAGCGGTAGGGATTGCCGCAGGAAGTTTTAACGAATATATGCAGCAGCGAAACAGATGGACAAAAGGCAACCTGCAGATAGTTAAAAACCCTGCAAACTGGAAATATTATTTGCATTTGAATTTCGGACAGCTATTCTTTTATTTTTTAAGCGCGTTGTATTTTTTAAACCCTGTTGTAAGAATGATTTTACTTTTGACACCTGTTTTTTTTCTGGTGTTTAATGTTTCAACAATCTTGATAGTATTTTATCAGGTGTTTTTATTTCAGGTTTCTTATCTTCTGCTCAAATTTATATTTCTTTTTACCGATAAAGTCAAAAGGGGCAATGTTTTATTAGCGGATATGTATGAGCTTATCGTTTCTATATTTAATTTGGGTGTGATTTTCAAGACTTTGTTCCTGCCTAAAAAATTGCAGGATTTATCTTTTAGGGTTACAAACAAAAATATAGAGTTTAAAAATAAAAATATCAAGTACAAGGTAGTGTTAACTATTATTCTTTTTGTTTTGATTTATGCTCAGATACAGGGTGTTTATGACCTTATATACGGTAATGTATATAGCGTTCCTGCAGTATATGTTAATTTATTTTGGAATTTAATGAATATTATTATGATTATTATGGCGCTCAGGGTTGTTTTTGACAGAGATGAAAGCCGCAAGTATATAAGGCTGCCTATTGATAAACGTATAGTGTTGACTGATTGCAAAGGCAACAAGTATGACGCAAGAGTGCTGAACGTTTCTTTGGGCGGTCTAAAGTTCGTCAGCGGCAGCGAATTCAAAGACCCTGCGGTTTGTGCGCTAAAAGTTGAAATGAACGGAATTACAAGGCGTGTCAATCTTTTAAGCAAGCGATTAGGCAGTTATAGAGGTGTTTATATGAAAAAAATCCTGTTTAGGAACTTAACAACAAGAAAAATTCATATATTAAATAAATTTATTAATTTTGCTTTTGAAAAACTTAATATATCATAG
- a CDS encoding NAD(P)-dependent oxidoreductase — translation MLKLVFFDVEDYEKEFLRQACEGKYNYTLIHNPLNDLETIPDEIKDADVISCFTTSRVTREVLEQFAQLRLIALRSVGFNHVDTEYCQANGITVENTPNYGNKSVAEFAFGLMLDVTRRISKAYSAFKELNACHKCTTGYELGGKTIGVFGLGAIGREFAKLAYGFEMNILGFDMFENQEMKEKYNVEYVDFGTMLEKSDFISLHAPLTKETYHVFDEEAFKKIKPECVLINTARGELIDTQALYNALSKKEIAGAGLDVLESEEAISDPEYLIDVNRLHGNALKDTVLNNRLLQMDNVIITPHIAYNTHEAIGRILSTTISNIAAFAEGKVQNSVIK, via the coding sequence ATGCTAAAGCTGGTATTTTTTGATGTAGAAGATTATGAAAAGGAATTTTTGCGGCAAGCTTGCGAGGGGAAGTATAACTACACGCTCATACATAACCCGCTTAACGACCTGGAAACAATACCTGATGAAATAAAAGACGCTGATGTGATTTCCTGTTTTACCACTTCGCGGGTTACAAGAGAAGTTCTTGAACAATTCGCACAACTAAGACTTATCGCCTTGCGCTCGGTCGGCTTTAACCATGTTGATACTGAATATTGTCAGGCGAATGGTATTACGGTTGAGAATACACCAAACTATGGCAACAAAAGCGTTGCAGAATTTGCTTTCGGGCTTATGCTTGATGTTACAAGACGTATCTCAAAAGCCTATTCGGCATTTAAAGAATTAAACGCCTGTCATAAATGTACAACAGGTTATGAACTTGGCGGTAAAACGATAGGTGTTTTCGGGCTTGGCGCTATAGGCAGGGAGTTTGCAAAACTTGCTTACGGTTTTGAAATGAATATTCTCGGTTTTGATATGTTTGAAAATCAGGAAATGAAGGAAAAATATAACGTTGAATACGTTGATTTTGGCACTATGCTTGAAAAGTCTGATTTTATCTCGTTGCATGCACCGCTAACCAAAGAAACTTATCATGTTTTTGACGAAGAAGCGTTTAAAAAAATAAAACCCGAATGTGTTTTAATAAATACTGCAAGAGGTGAATTGATTGATACACAGGCGCTTTATAATGCTTTGAGCAAAAAGGAAATTGCAGGCGCGGGGCTTGATGTTTTGGAGTCCGAAGAAGCAATTTCAGACCCTGAATATTTAATAGATGTTAACAGACTTCACGGCAATGCACTGAAAGATACGGTCTTGAACAACAGGCTTTTGCAAATGGATAACGTTATTATTACTCCGCATATTGCTTACAACACTCACGAAGCCATAGGTAGAATTTTATCCACCACAATAAGCAACATAGCCGCTTTTGCCGAAGGCAAAGTTCAAAATAGCGTGATAAAGTAG
- a CDS encoding glutamate-5-semialdehyde dehydrogenase: protein MQNDIKQTAKLAKEASLILASLGENIKNKALEKIYEELIANKDYIIAQNKEDLKNAQTLLDNGEISRAIYDRLELSDSKFDAMAEGILDVKNLKDPVNQTTWAMKLDEGLELYKVTCPIGVIGVIFEARPDVVVQIAALAIKSANAVLLKGGREAVLTNEALVKFIHQALDKVAAFPRNVINFFKSREDVSKMLELDDCIDLIIPRGGNSLVKFIQSNTKIPVLGHADGICHIYIDENADFELAKKVCVDSKIQYPSACNSVETILISEKISKEFLPELTAALKNEGVKVKGCEKCLEIDDTLEPANEDDWKSEYGDKIVSVKTVKDSDDAIAHINRYGSGHTDCIITRDKTSADKFMDLIDSAGVYHNVSTRFADGFRYGFGAEVGISTNKTHARGPVGLEGLTIYKYRLFGNGQIVASYSGKDAKKFLHERIV, encoded by the coding sequence ATGCAAAACGATATTAAACAAACAGCAAAACTGGCTAAAGAGGCGTCTTTGATATTAGCGTCTTTGGGTGAAAATATAAAAAACAAAGCGCTTGAGAAAATTTATGAAGAATTAATCGCAAATAAAGATTACATTATTGCGCAGAATAAAGAGGATTTAAAAAACGCTCAAACTCTTTTAGACAATGGCGAAATTTCAAGGGCAATTTATGACAGGCTTGAGCTTAGTGATTCCAAGTTCGATGCTATGGCAGAGGGGATTTTGGATGTTAAGAACTTAAAAGACCCTGTTAATCAAACAACTTGGGCTATGAAACTTGATGAGGGGCTGGAGCTTTATAAAGTAACTTGTCCTATCGGCGTAATAGGCGTGATATTTGAAGCCCGTCCCGATGTAGTGGTTCAAATAGCCGCTCTTGCCATTAAATCAGCTAATGCCGTACTTTTAAAAGGCGGCAGAGAAGCGGTTCTGACAAATGAAGCGCTTGTAAAATTTATTCATCAGGCGCTTGATAAAGTGGCAGCTTTCCCCAGAAACGTAATAAACTTTTTCAAAAGCAGAGAAGATGTCAGCAAAATGCTTGAACTCGACGATTGCATAGACCTGATTATCCCAAGAGGCGGCAATTCTCTGGTGAAATTCATCCAATCAAATACAAAAATCCCCGTCTTAGGACATGCTGACGGGATTTGTCATATTTATATCGACGAGAATGCGGACTTCGAACTTGCGAAAAAAGTTTGCGTTGATTCAAAAATTCAATACCCAAGCGCCTGCAACAGCGTTGAAACTATCCTGATATCAGAAAAAATAAGCAAAGAGTTTTTACCTGAATTGACCGCGGCATTAAAAAATGAAGGGGTTAAAGTCAAAGGCTGCGAAAAATGCCTGGAAATAGATGATACTTTAGAACCTGCCAACGAAGATGATTGGAAAAGCGAATACGGCGATAAAATCGTTTCAGTCAAAACAGTAAAAGACTCAGATGACGCCATAGCCCACATAAACCGCTACGGTTCAGGACATACCGACTGCATAATTACTCGGGATAAAACTTCTGCAGACAAATTTATGGACCTGATAGATTCTGCAGGGGTTTATCACAATGTTTCGACAAGGTTTGCCGATGGTTTCAGGTACGGTTTCGGGGCAGAGGTAGGAATCAGCACCAACAAAACCCACGCCAGAGGACCTGTAGGACTTGAGGGTTTAACTATTTATAAATATAGGCTGTTTGGCAACGGTCAAATTGTTGCAAGTTACAGCGGTAAAGATGCCAAAAAGTTTTTGCACGAAAGGATAGTTTAG
- the hisF gene encoding imidazole glycerol phosphate synthase subunit HisF, with translation MLAKRIIPCLDVKDGQTVKGINFKNLRYAGDPVELAKKYSDEGADELVFLDITATNEGRATTLKMVEKVANQVFIPFTVGGGIKTIGDIKNLLSAGADKVSLNSAAVNNPDLIYQTSSQFGSQCIVVAIDSKKIDGEFYVFINAGQKNTGIKVLDWVETIQKLGAGEILLTSMDTDGTQNGFDLEVTKLVADNSNIPVIASGGAGDDPMHFADVFQKANADAGLAASIFHYNTLPIPELKAALRSLGISVR, from the coding sequence ATGTTAGCAAAAAGAATAATCCCCTGTCTTGACGTAAAAGACGGGCAAACGGTAAAAGGTATCAACTTCAAAAATCTAAGGTACGCGGGCGACCCTGTGGAACTTGCCAAAAAATACAGTGATGAAGGTGCAGACGAGCTTGTATTTTTGGATATTACAGCTACAAATGAGGGCAGGGCTACAACATTAAAAATGGTTGAAAAGGTTGCAAATCAAGTATTCATCCCATTTACGGTCGGCGGCGGTATCAAGACCATTGGGGATATAAAAAATTTGCTCAGCGCAGGAGCGGACAAAGTTTCTTTGAATTCTGCCGCTGTTAACAACCCCGACTTAATATATCAAACATCAAGCCAATTTGGTTCTCAATGCATTGTTGTTGCTATAGACTCTAAAAAAATCGATGGTGAATTTTACGTTTTTATCAACGCAGGGCAAAAGAACACGGGTATAAAAGTTCTTGATTGGGTTGAAACAATCCAAAAGTTGGGTGCAGGTGAAATTTTGTTGACCTCTATGGATACAGACGGGACACAAAACGGGTTTGACCTTGAGGTTACCAAGCTTGTTGCCGATAATTCCAACATCCCGGTCATAGCTTCAGGCGGAGCAGGCGATGACCCTATGCACTTTGCGGATGTTTTTCAAAAAGCTAACGCCGATGCGGGGCTTGCGGCTTCAATTTTTCATTACAACACACTGCCTATCCCCGAGCTAAAAGCCGCCTTGCGTTCATTGGGTATTTCCGTAAGATAG
- the rpsT gene encoding 30S ribosomal protein S20 — protein MPNIKSAEKRVLVSERNRLRNVAMKSSIKTAVKKVLDALTANKDEVKTLLNDAYKLFDKAVGKGILHKNTAARKKSRLTKHVNKTLG, from the coding sequence TTGCCAAATATTAAATCAGCAGAAAAAAGAGTATTGGTTTCCGAGCGCAACAGACTTAGAAATGTTGCTATGAAATCAAGCATTAAAACAGCGGTTAAGAAGGTTTTAGATGCATTAACAGCTAATAAAGACGAGGTCAAAACTTTATTAAACGATGCATATAAACTTTTTGACAAAGCGGTAGGCAAGGGTATTCTTCATAAAAATACCGCAGCCAGAAAAAAATCCCGCCTGACTAAGCATGTTAATAAAACTCTTGGCTAG
- a CDS encoding response regulator transcription factor, translated as MTKILVVDDDESIVELLKINLKLIGHDVITAYDGIKAYALAQQELPDLIILDVMMPNVDGFTTAQKIRNNPATEHIPILMLTALSMLDDKVKGFNSGVDDYLVKPFELEELKLRVRALLKRTNALPPSLAKPEILSIGDITLDPDNLTVIIKNKNIKLTPIEFDIMSILVQHNTQTVQAPVFLREIWGYSEDDEVKTVRVHIRHLRSKIEKTTGQNGYIETVYGGGYKLNPSLK; from the coding sequence ATGACAAAAATCCTTGTTGTAGATGATGATGAATCGATTGTAGAATTACTCAAAATAAATTTAAAATTAATCGGACATGATGTAATTACGGCATATGACGGTATAAAAGCCTATGCTCTTGCACAGCAGGAATTGCCCGACCTTATAATACTGGATGTAATGATGCCTAACGTGGACGGTTTTACGACAGCGCAAAAAATCAGAAATAACCCCGCTACAGAACACATTCCCATTTTGATGCTCACTGCCTTGAGTATGTTGGATGATAAAGTTAAAGGCTTTAATTCAGGAGTGGATGACTATTTAGTCAAGCCTTTTGAACTTGAAGAGTTGAAACTCAGGGTAAGAGCTTTACTCAAAAGGACAAATGCGCTGCCGCCTTCTTTGGCTAAACCGGAAATTTTATCAATCGGCGACATTACTTTAGACCCTGATAATTTGACTGTGATTATAAAAAACAAAAATATAAAACTTACGCCTATTGAGTTTGATATTATGAGTATTTTAGTTCAACATAACACGCAGACCGTACAAGCTCCCGTGTTTTTAAGAGAAATTTGGGGCTACAGCGAAGATGATGAGGTAAAGACGGTAAGAGTTCATATAAGACACCTTCGCTCAAAGATAGAAAAAACTACGGGACAAAACGGCTACATAGAAACAGTTTACGGCGGAGGATACAAGCTAAATCCTTCTTTGAAATAA
- the aroH gene encoding chorismate mutase, producing the protein MTKTLAVRGAVTVSENSVSAIEAAALEMMRAVISENALNLEEVSHVIFTMTKDLNAVYPAKCVREKLNFSDIPLLCMQELDIENSLPMCIRVLMVINSDKERTQIKHIYLKDAKKIRPDIN; encoded by the coding sequence ATGACTAAAACCCTTGCCGTAAGAGGCGCTGTTACCGTTAGTGAAAATTCTGTTTCTGCCATTGAAGCTGCGGCTTTGGAAATGATGAGAGCGGTTATTTCAGAGAATGCTCTCAACCTGGAAGAAGTTTCTCACGTAATTTTCACAATGACAAAAGACTTAAATGCGGTCTATCCCGCAAAATGCGTCAGAGAAAAACTGAATTTTTCTGATATTCCGCTGTTATGCATGCAGGAATTAGACATAGAAAACAGCCTCCCTATGTGTATAAGAGTGCTGATGGTAATCAATTCCGATAAAGAGCGTACGCAAATCAAGCATATTTACCTGAAAGATGCTAAAAAAATAAGACCCGATATAAATTAG
- the mtnA gene encoding S-methyl-5-thioribose-1-phosphate isomerase, translating into MALKSNIKPVALLDKSLILIDQTLLPYEYKSVELKTYKDVANAIKTMVVRGAPAIGISGAHGFTLGAIENKKERNMNVFLDKMSDIAQYLISQRPTAVNLEWAVNKQMTFAKANSNLPVEDLVKKIWENSKKLELEDIDINIKIGDNGAAIIPKGATILTHCNAGALATVGYGTALGVVRSAFEKDKTIQVFADETRPRQQGARLTTWELIEDNIPTTLITDGMCGYFMKKGMIDVVVVGADRIAANGDTANKIGTYTVALAAKAHKVPFYIAAPLSTIDTTIQSGDEIEIEERDPMEVTHINGKTICAQGVNIINPSFDVTPNELIAGIITEKGILKSDYKKSIKNAFKQM; encoded by the coding sequence ATGGCATTAAAATCGAATATTAAACCTGTAGCACTGTTGGATAAATCGCTTATATTAATTGACCAGACACTGCTGCCTTATGAATATAAAAGCGTAGAATTAAAAACATACAAAGACGTTGCAAACGCAATCAAAACAATGGTTGTAAGGGGCGCTCCCGCAATAGGAATTTCAGGCGCACATGGCTTTACACTGGGTGCAATAGAAAATAAAAAAGAAAGAAATATGAATGTATTTCTTGATAAAATGTCGGACATAGCACAATATCTGATTTCCCAAAGACCAACAGCGGTGAACCTTGAGTGGGCGGTTAATAAACAAATGACTTTTGCAAAAGCCAACTCAAATCTTCCTGTAGAAGATTTGGTAAAGAAAATATGGGAAAATTCAAAAAAGCTGGAGCTTGAAGATATAGACATTAATATAAAAATAGGCGACAACGGCGCAGCCATAATTCCCAAAGGCGCTACCATTTTAACGCATTGCAACGCAGGTGCTTTAGCAACGGTAGGATATGGCACTGCATTAGGAGTAGTGCGCTCGGCGTTTGAAAAAGACAAAACCATTCAGGTATTTGCTGATGAAACCCGGCCAAGACAACAAGGCGCAAGGCTAACCACCTGGGAACTTATTGAGGATAATATACCCACAACTCTTATTACAGACGGTATGTGCGGATACTTTATGAAAAAAGGAATGATAGATGTAGTAGTAGTCGGTGCAGACAGGATTGCCGCAAACGGTGATACCGCTAATAAAATAGGAACTTATACCGTTGCACTTGCGGCTAAAGCCCACAAAGTACCCTTCTACATAGCTGCCCCTCTTTCTACCATAGATACAACTATTCAATCGGGTGATGAAATTGAAATTGAAGAGCGCGACCCTATGGAAGTAACCCACATTAACGGCAAAACTATTTGCGCTCAGGGTGTAAATATCATAAACCCTTCGTTTGATGTTACCCCTAATGAGCTTATAGCGGGTATAATTACAGAAAAAGGTATTTTAAAATCCGATTACAAAAAATCCATCAAAAACGCCTTCAAACAGATGTAA
- a CDS encoding AMIN domain-containing protein, with protein sequence MEISRAKIKTISLCATSIVFLAVSSACAYEKAILSGVEINPSENGSYAIVLNTDKNVAYEKKITSKNNIVIDLKDTIVSKNSNTVYNNAKGIEHVMLKSADKGRLQIAIQGKNVSGSEVTLGETALNTVQEEKNYANTVFVNKPLNEYAPVYEEEAEDAAATATLAGMLNRLKNSNFIRSLITPSNFGWMMSFAIMFALLIASQLKTKTAKPVSIKIADENEKEEEIIRANLERRRGLIGSDMGTKQILPKTNVSSLNYGLRAYGNKNPFPETDARVSGLQRKNIRTQYDRSLVQRPSNLTRKSAGLRTNSITQRALQEDIQKNTVHIDNVKFLESMAKIYEKSGRVDLANGLANNIKRARVVGK encoded by the coding sequence ATGGAAATATCGAGAGCAAAAATTAAAACAATATCACTTTGTGCAACAAGCATAGTATTTTTAGCGGTGAGTTCGGCTTGTGCTTATGAAAAAGCTATATTGTCAGGGGTAGAAATTAACCCATCCGAAAACGGCAGTTATGCAATAGTTTTAAACACTGATAAAAATGTAGCATACGAAAAGAAAATCACTTCAAAAAACAATATCGTTATAGATTTAAAGGACACTATAGTTTCAAAAAATTCAAACACTGTCTATAACAATGCAAAAGGTATTGAACATGTAATGCTTAAATCTGCTGATAAAGGACGTCTTCAGATTGCAATTCAGGGTAAAAATGTTTCAGGCAGCGAAGTAACACTTGGCGAAACAGCGCTGAATACCGTTCAGGAAGAAAAGAATTATGCAAACACTGTTTTTGTAAACAAACCTCTTAATGAATATGCTCCCGTATATGAAGAAGAAGCCGAAGACGCGGCTGCTACAGCAACATTAGCCGGAATGTTAAACAGACTTAAAAACTCAAATTTTATAAGAAGTTTAATTACACCTTCAAACTTCGGGTGGATGATGAGTTTTGCAATTATGTTCGCATTGCTTATTGCATCCCAACTAAAAACCAAAACTGCAAAGCCTGTGAGCATTAAAATAGCAGATGAAAATGAAAAGGAAGAGGAAATAATAAGAGCTAACCTGGAAAGAAGACGCGGTTTAATCGGCTCTGATATGGGAACAAAACAAATCCTTCCCAAAACAAATGTTTCCAGTCTAAATTACGGGTTAAGAGCCTACGGGAACAAAAATCCTTTCCCTGAAACTGACGCAAGAGTTTCAGGACTGCAAAGAAAAAATATACGGACTCAATACGACAGAAGTTTAGTTCAGCGTCCGTCAAATTTAACAAGAAAATCTGCAGGGTTAAGAACCAATAGTATTACACAAAGAGCATTGCAGGAAGATATTCAAAAAAATACAGTTCACATTGATAATGTAAAATTCCTGGAATCAATGGCAAAGATTTACGAGAAGAGTGGGAGAGTAGATTTGGCAAATGGATTGGCCAATAACATCAAGAGGGCAAGAGTGGTAGGGAAGTAA
- a CDS encoding BlaI/MecI/CopY family transcriptional regulator: MNLAHGGLENLILNAIWNNDNLEINLLSVANIQEKLNKLNVKKKWAYTTVKTVMDRLVDKGLIDRVKLGKKYLYKSIIQKEDLVRKAILKLSKDFFNGDINAMKSAVEKVAAKEQELLVHVFR; the protein is encoded by the coding sequence TTGAATTTAGCACATGGCGGTTTGGAAAACCTTATTTTAAATGCAATTTGGAACAATGATAACTTGGAAATAAATTTGTTATCTGTAGCGAATATACAGGAAAAACTAAACAAGCTCAATGTTAAGAAAAAATGGGCATATACAACGGTTAAAACCGTTATGGACAGGCTTGTGGACAAAGGGCTTATAGACAGAGTTAAACTTGGTAAAAAATACCTTTATAAATCTATTATTCAAAAAGAAGACCTGGTTAGAAAAGCTATTCTGAAACTGTCCAAAGATTTCTTTAACGGTGATATTAACGCCATGAAATCAGCTGTAGAAAAAGTCGCAGCAAAAGAACAAGAATTATTGGTTCATGTCTTTAGATAA